One Ignavibacterium album JCM 16511 genomic region harbors:
- a CDS encoding glycosyltransferase family 2 protein, which yields MKISVITPTYNSEKTIASNINSIVAQTYENFEQIIVDNLSSDSTLTITKEIYSKNNCTEKLIIISEKDEGIADAFNKGISKATGDIVTILNSDDSYFYFNLFKDVIKIFEEKKVLFVHGDILFKDRKFGTNLRRPLMCDIRIAMPFNHPTMFFKKDIFKEIGLFDKSFRYSMDFEFICRLIQKYDLGKVGYYFDANPMVVMRAGGASWNNEIKSIKETKRALKKHNLWNLKSFYHYSIRIIRTYLKKVFAKLGLNFIVKLWRKFKWSK from the coding sequence ATGAAAATAAGTGTAATCACACCGACATATAATTCTGAGAAAACTATTGCTTCAAATATTAATTCTATAGTTGCACAGACTTATGAAAACTTTGAGCAAATTATAGTTGACAATCTGAGTTCAGATTCAACATTGACTATTACAAAAGAAATCTATTCAAAAAATAATTGCACCGAAAAACTAATCATAATTTCCGAAAAAGATGAAGGAATTGCCGATGCTTTCAATAAAGGAATAAGTAAAGCTACAGGAGATATTGTAACAATTCTGAACAGCGATGACAGTTACTTCTATTTCAACCTATTTAAAGATGTAATTAAAATTTTTGAAGAGAAAAAAGTTTTATTCGTTCACGGCGATATTCTCTTTAAAGACAGAAAATTCGGCACTAATCTCAGAAGACCTCTTATGTGCGATATCAGAATTGCTATGCCGTTTAATCATCCGACAATGTTTTTTAAGAAAGATATTTTTAAGGAAATCGGATTGTTTGATAAAAGCTTTCGTTATTCAATGGACTTTGAATTTATTTGCCGATTAATACAAAAATATGATTTGGGAAAAGTGGGATATTATTTTGATGCAAATCCCATGGTTGTAATGAGAGCAGGCGGTGCTTCGTGGAATAATGAAATAAAATCAATCAAAGAAACCAAGAGAGCATTAAAGAAACATAATCTCTGGAATCTGAAATCATTTTATCATTATTCAATAAGGATAATCAGGACTTATCTTAAAAAAGTTTTTGCAAAACTCGGCTTGAATTTTATTGTAAAGCTATGGCGTAAATTCAAATGGTCGAAATGA
- a CDS encoding thioredoxin family protein, whose translation MKNFIITILLLASGISVAQQFNNATIDTVKNKKMLIGYCTREAFQDTAFKDWFDEQYNSYQPDYGILDKLEGKIDNISITIVMGTWCSDSREQVPSFYKILDELNYPTEKIKLICVDRKKKGLSDEADGLNIELVPTIIIYRNNKELGRIIETPQESLEKDLLGIVSK comes from the coding sequence ATGAAAAACTTTATAATTACAATTTTGTTATTAGCTTCAGGAATTTCGGTAGCGCAGCAGTTCAATAATGCAACAATAGACACAGTAAAGAACAAAAAAATGTTAATTGGTTATTGCACAAGAGAAGCATTTCAGGATACTGCTTTTAAAGATTGGTTTGATGAACAGTATAATTCATATCAACCTGATTACGGAATACTCGATAAGCTCGAAGGTAAAATTGATAATATCTCAATAACAATTGTAATGGGTACATGGTGCAGTGATTCGAGAGAACAGGTTCCTTCATTTTATAAAATTCTTGATGAACTGAACTATCCCACGGAAAAAATAAAACTAATTTGCGTTGACAGAAAGAAAAAAGGTTTATCTGATGAAGCAGATGGACTTAATATTGAATTGGTACCAACAATCATAATTTATCGTAATAATAAAGAACTCGGAAGAATAATCGAAACTCCACAGGAAAGTTTAGAAAAGGATTTGCTAGGGATTGTAAGTAAATAG
- a CDS encoding glycosyltransferase, translated as MLITLRSDIGGGSKHLNSVFENLKNDFNFFIASPVNEPFGIKWRDELKEKFFQLPHRKFSIVRFLQLIFYVNKNKIRIIHAHGKGAGIYARLIKLFSPKVKIIFTWHGFHIETYNSLSKKIYLLIEKTLSKFTDLYINVSESERKICLVNKIYDEKKSIVIYNGIKDEYKPIDKSSIRQKLNLPEDKFIVINISRFDKTKNVKAFIEIASLLSINEEFFFILAGDGEEKKEILEMIEQKKINNILLPGFINNPNEYLQSSDVYLSTSLSEGLPYTLLEASMCGLPIIASDVRGNNEIVQNNFNGFLFDLRNASQAAQLISHLKSDLANYRELSDNARKNFLDKFAEQKMIFKLKEVYEKYLI; from the coding sequence TTGCTGATTACACTCCGTTCAGATATTGGCGGCGGATCAAAACATCTGAATTCTGTTTTTGAAAATCTTAAAAATGATTTCAACTTTTTTATTGCTTCACCGGTTAATGAACCATTTGGAATTAAATGGCGTGATGAACTGAAAGAAAAATTCTTTCAACTTCCTCATAGAAAATTTTCTATTGTCCGTTTTTTGCAATTAATTTTTTATGTGAATAAGAATAAAATCAGAATTATTCACGCACACGGTAAAGGAGCAGGCATTTATGCCCGATTGATAAAACTGTTTTCCCCTAAGGTGAAAATTATTTTTACCTGGCATGGATTTCATATCGAAACTTACAACTCGTTGTCAAAGAAAATTTATCTGCTAATTGAAAAAACTCTCTCTAAGTTCACAGACCTTTATATAAATGTTTCCGAAAGTGAAAGAAAAATTTGCCTTGTCAATAAAATCTATGATGAAAAAAAATCAATTGTAATTTATAACGGGATTAAGGATGAGTATAAGCCGATTGATAAATCTTCTATCAGACAAAAACTTAATCTGCCGGAAGATAAATTTATCGTAATCAATATCAGTCGCTTTGATAAAACAAAAAATGTAAAAGCTTTTATTGAAATTGCTTCATTACTCAGTATTAACGAAGAATTCTTTTTTATTCTTGCCGGTGATGGTGAAGAAAAAAAAGAAATACTTGAAATGATTGAGCAAAAAAAAATAAACAATATTTTGCTTCCCGGCTTTATTAACAATCCCAATGAATATTTACAATCTTCCGATGTTTACCTTTCAACTTCTTTGAGTGAAGGATTGCCTTATACTTTATTGGAAGCATCAATGTGTGGCTTACCAATAATCGCTTCAGATGTGAGAGGAAATAATGAAATTGTTCAGAATAATTTTAACGGCTTCTTGTTCGATTTGAGAAACGCATCACAGGCAGCACAGCTGATATCACACTTAAAAAGCGATTTAGCCAATTATAGAGAGCTTTCCGATAATGCTCGCAAAAATTTTTTAGATAAATTTGCAGAGCAGAAAATGATTTTTAAGTTAAAAGAAGTTTACGAAAAATATTTAATATGA
- a CDS encoding outer membrane protein assembly factor BamD — MLKKLLVFGFLGLIITSCSGSLDTTNLSAEERLAHSKKLYDNEDYEEAAKEFEALLLQFPGSAVSDDAQFYLGMTRYKRGEYIIGAYEFSKLIKGMPTSEFVPEAQYMLAECYYQLSPDYSLDQKYTKKAIEEFQVFIDFFPLDSKVAEAEKKIDELNDKLARKEFDTARIYEKMEYTKAALKYYDNVMEIYHDTKYAPLAHYNKINLLVSKNRNQEALEAANAFLQKYPNDSNFSSVEKIKASLESKISASN, encoded by the coding sequence ATGCTGAAGAAACTATTGGTGTTTGGCTTTTTAGGATTAATAATTACTTCCTGCTCCGGTTCATTGGATACTACAAATCTTTCTGCAGAAGAAAGATTGGCTCATTCCAAAAAACTTTATGATAATGAAGATTATGAAGAAGCCGCAAAAGAATTCGAAGCTTTGTTGTTGCAATTTCCCGGAAGCGCTGTAAGTGATGATGCACAATTCTATCTCGGAATGACAAGATACAAAAGAGGTGAATATATAATCGGAGCTTATGAATTCAGTAAACTTATCAAAGGAATGCCCACGAGCGAATTTGTTCCTGAAGCCCAATATATGCTTGCCGAGTGCTATTATCAGCTTTCACCGGATTATTCATTAGATCAGAAATACACAAAAAAAGCAATCGAAGAATTTCAGGTCTTTATTGATTTCTTTCCTCTTGACAGCAAGGTTGCCGAAGCAGAGAAAAAAATTGATGAGCTGAACGATAAACTTGCCCGAAAAGAATTTGACACTGCCAGAATTTATGAAAAGATGGAATACACAAAAGCTGCACTGAAGTATTACGATAATGTGATGGAAATTTATCACGATACAAAGTATGCCCCGCTTGCTCATTACAATAAAATAAATCTGCTTGTAAGTAAAAACAGAAATCAGGAAGCACTTGAAGCTGCAAACGCTTTTCTGCAGAAATATCCGAATGATTCTAACTTTTCTTCTGTCGAAAAAATAAAAGCATCATTGGAAAGTAAAATCTCTGCAAGCAACTGA
- the htpX gene encoding zinc metalloprotease HtpX, producing the protein MNAIKTVFLMSLMMALFLVVGYLLGGKSGMTIAFIFSLAMNFGSYWFSDKIVLAMYRAKPVTREEAPRFYDLVERLAKNANLPMPKVYIINDPTPNAFATGRNPQNAAVAATTGILQSLNDEEIAGVMAHEIAHVKHRDILISTIAATLVGTISYIAQMAGWLAMFGRNDDREEGSGLGGLFLIILSPIIAMMLQMAISRSREYMADEGGAKISGNPLALANALAKISRANQVHHMRDVNPATAHMFIISPLFGGLGKLFSTHPPVEERIKRLQEIAAGKR; encoded by the coding sequence ATGAACGCAATTAAAACAGTATTCTTAATGTCTTTAATGATGGCTCTATTCCTGGTTGTTGGTTATCTGCTTGGAGGAAAATCGGGAATGACCATCGCTTTTATATTTTCACTTGCTATGAACTTTGGTTCATACTGGTTCTCGGATAAAATTGTGCTTGCGATGTACCGCGCAAAACCAGTAACCCGTGAAGAAGCTCCTAGATTTTATGATTTGGTTGAAAGACTTGCAAAGAATGCAAACCTGCCAATGCCCAAAGTTTATATAATTAACGATCCTACTCCAAATGCATTTGCAACCGGCAGAAATCCACAGAATGCAGCAGTTGCAGCCACAACAGGAATTCTTCAATCATTAAATGATGAAGAAATTGCAGGAGTTATGGCTCACGAAATTGCGCATGTTAAACACCGGGATATTTTAATAAGTACAATTGCTGCCACTTTAGTTGGAACAATTTCATACATTGCGCAAATGGCTGGTTGGTTGGCGATGTTTGGAAGAAATGATGACAGAGAAGAAGGAAGTGGTTTGGGAGGATTATTCTTAATTATACTTTCTCCAATTATCGCAATGATGCTGCAAATGGCTATTTCAAGATCAAGAGAGTATATGGCAGATGAAGGCGGTGCAAAGATTAGTGGCAATCCTTTGGCACTTGCCAATGCACTTGCAAAAATTTCGCGTGCAAATCAGGTTCACCATATGCGGGATGTTAATCCGGCAACTGCTCACATGTTCATAATCAGTCCGTTGTTCGGAGGATTGGGGAAATTGTTTTCAACACATCCGCCTGTTGAGGAAAGAATAAAAAGACTTCAGGAAATTGCCGCGGGAAAAAGATAA
- a CDS encoding glycosyltransferase family 9 protein gives MKKIKLIFIKLGNFINFIITSVIIKIIHLSKRPIVAKTLLIIRLDSIGDYILVHNFFSFVRNHPVYREYKITLCGNIIWKDLAEFLNENVFDSFIWLNRKKFKWNFFYKYRLLNQIHKAGYEIVVETTFTREILFGDTIVKSSKAKERIGSTGSPDSHLKWKRKIFSDDYYTKLITQSDENLFEFYRNKEFFEKLLQTKIDLNKPTLSFNKAEVGPPTENDYIIIVPGAQEKARRWSEKNFAELIKHLLSVYPFDIVIAGSVSEKTIINTILKEVDSERVHNLSGKTTLPQFGKIISLAKILVSNETSAVHFAAAIGTKFICISNGQRFGRFVPYPHQIKLICAYLYPDYIEKNLNNHLLLAEQFRYESKLEINEISVEKVFETVSEMIGTIN, from the coding sequence ATGAAAAAAATCAAACTCATATTTATTAAGCTCGGGAATTTTATAAATTTTATTATCACATCGGTGATAATTAAAATAATTCATCTGAGTAAGCGCCCGATTGTTGCTAAAACATTATTAATTATCCGGCTGGATTCAATCGGTGATTACATTTTGGTTCATAACTTCTTTTCATTTGTCAGGAATCATCCGGTTTACAGAGAATATAAAATCACTCTTTGCGGAAACATAATCTGGAAAGACCTTGCAGAATTCTTAAATGAGAATGTATTTGATTCATTTATCTGGCTTAACAGAAAAAAATTCAAATGGAATTTCTTTTACAAATACAGATTACTAAATCAAATCCATAAAGCAGGATATGAAATTGTAGTTGAAACAACTTTCACCAGAGAAATACTTTTTGGAGATACAATAGTCAAATCTTCCAAAGCAAAAGAAAGAATTGGCTCAACCGGAAGTCCAGACAGCCATCTCAAATGGAAAAGAAAAATTTTCTCTGATGACTATTACACTAAACTGATAACACAAAGTGATGAAAATTTATTCGAGTTCTATCGAAACAAAGAGTTTTTCGAAAAGCTTTTGCAAACCAAAATTGATTTGAACAAACCAACATTAAGCTTTAATAAAGCAGAAGTCGGGCCTCCCACTGAAAACGATTATATTATTATTGTTCCGGGTGCACAGGAAAAAGCAAGAAGATGGTCAGAAAAAAATTTTGCTGAGTTAATCAAACATTTGCTTTCTGTTTATCCGTTTGATATCGTCATTGCTGGTTCTGTTTCGGAGAAAACAATAATAAATACAATTCTGAAAGAGGTTGACTCTGAAAGAGTTCACAATTTATCAGGTAAAACCACTTTACCACAATTCGGGAAAATTATTTCACTTGCAAAAATTTTAGTATCAAATGAAACCAGTGCTGTACACTTTGCAGCAGCAATTGGAACTAAATTTATTTGCATTTCAAATGGTCAAAGATTCGGAAGATTTGTACCTTATCCTCATCAAATAAAATTAATCTGTGCATACCTTTATCCTGATTATATTGAAAAAAATCTGAACAACCACTTATTGCTTGCTGAACAATTCAGATATGAATCAAAACTTGAGATTAATGAAATATCAGTTGAAAAAGTTTTCGAGACAGTTTCAGAAATGATTGGAACAATTAATTAA
- a CDS encoding NAD(+)/NADH kinase, producing MKVGIVANITKESVMEVVAAFIKKLKENKLDYLLTHSLNESDGKIKIEIDEDFIVEDNDLYEQSDLIISFGGDGTMLATAFNAQKYDKPVLGINLGKLGFLVEADVANLDSVIDTIKNKNYKIEERMIIEGNCSDYKCEKMIAINDLVIDKGGWPKMIELTVWVDGEYVTTFTADGLIAATPTGSTGYSISVGGPIVSPQADVITLSPISPHSLTIRPIVLPSKSEITIKADSLHKDIKVNCDGQRSYSFPPPMEIIIKKSDKSLKLVHTSLTTYFQTLRTKLLWGIDTRYSNKENKK from the coding sequence ATGAAAGTCGGTATCGTTGCCAACATAACAAAAGAAAGCGTGATGGAAGTTGTCGCAGCTTTCATTAAAAAGCTTAAAGAAAATAAGCTGGACTATTTACTTACGCATTCATTGAATGAAAGTGATGGTAAAATAAAAATTGAAATTGATGAAGATTTTATTGTTGAGGATAATGATCTTTATGAGCAAAGCGATTTAATAATTTCTTTCGGCGGTGACGGAACAATGCTTGCCACAGCTTTCAATGCTCAGAAATATGATAAGCCCGTTTTAGGAATAAATCTTGGCAAGCTTGGTTTTCTGGTTGAAGCTGATGTTGCAAACCTTGATTCAGTTATTGATACGATAAAGAATAAAAACTACAAAATTGAAGAAAGAATGATCATTGAAGGCAATTGTTCGGATTATAAGTGCGAAAAGATGATTGCCATAAATGATCTTGTAATTGACAAAGGCGGCTGGCCAAAAATGATTGAACTTACTGTTTGGGTTGATGGCGAATATGTTACAACTTTTACTGCAGACGGTTTAATAGCAGCAACACCAACCGGTTCAACAGGTTATTCGATCTCTGTTGGTGGACCTATCGTGAGTCCGCAGGCAGATGTAATCACACTTTCTCCAATCTCACCGCACAGTTTAACTATCAGACCGATTGTTCTGCCAAGTAAAAGTGAAATTACAATTAAAGCCGATTCGCTTCATAAAGATATAAAGGTAAATTGTGATGGTCAGCGTTCATATTCATTCCCACCGCCGATGGAAATAATAATAAAGAAAAGTGATAAGTCACTTAAGCTGGTTCATACTTCCTTAACAACCTATTTCCAAACATTAAGAACAAAACTTCTTTGGGGAATTGATACAAGATATTCGAATAAGGAAAACAAGAAATGA
- a CDS encoding acyl-CoA thioesterase translates to MNAKPVSDSQIIMTELVLPNHTNQLGNLLGGQLMHWIDICAALSAAKHANRVCVTASVDRIDFHHPIRLGDAVTLVASVNRVFRTSMEVGVKVYAQNFREGTKIHTNTAYLTFVAVDAEGKPVPAPEAIPDSEDEKRRYEEALIRRENRLKTRLHKQ, encoded by the coding sequence ATGAATGCTAAACCTGTAAGCGACTCACAGATAATTATGACAGAACTTGTGCTGCCCAATCACACTAATCAGCTTGGAAATCTTTTGGGCGGACAACTGATGCATTGGATTGATATCTGCGCTGCTTTAAGTGCAGCAAAGCATGCAAACAGAGTTTGTGTTACAGCTTCGGTTGACAGAATTGATTTTCATCATCCAATAAGACTTGGTGATGCAGTAACACTTGTTGCTTCGGTAAACAGAGTTTTCAGAACATCTATGGAAGTTGGCGTTAAGGTTTATGCACAGAACTTTCGTGAAGGCACAAAGATTCATACAAATACAGCTTATCTTACATTTGTTGCTGTTGATGCTGAAGGCAAACCCGTTCCCGCTCCCGAAGCTATTCCTGATTCCGAAGATGAAAAGAGAAGGTATGAAGAAGCTCTTATCAGAAGAGAAAACCGACTTAAAACCCGTTTACATAAGCAGTAA
- a CDS encoding lipopolysaccharide biosynthesis protein, whose product MNINFNIKELLRIGTGSRTEKAKKNIVVLFIIHIFNFIALMALVPVTIKYLGENQYGIWLTLSSVFMWLGNLDFGIGNGLRNKLAESFAKEDFQSAKKYLSTAYTVFAIGIFSSLIIYLVIHPFINWVFILNAGNFDIRSLNNFVLIVFVFFAFQFLLRLLTSLINADQKPALNGFITLCINVSTLAVVFILYFVSDSSLYFYGFTISLVPFAVLLIASFILFKGRYKKIAPSFKYIDLKSSRSLVSLGMQFFVIQIAALIVFATDNLIITHLYDPSQVTVYNIAHKYFFFVTLVFNVFLSPFWSAFTDAFVKRDFEWIKQVIKRLVQVWALLSVGTIIMILFSDFVYSVWIGNEIKIPFSLSVAMGIFMIVSNWNNIFAFFLNGIGKIRLQFYYSIFAAVINIPLSIILAKEMKMGITGVITATIICIGFASLWAPIQYKKIITETAKGIWNR is encoded by the coding sequence TTGAATATTAACTTCAACATAAAAGAACTTTTAAGAATCGGAACCGGTTCAAGAACGGAAAAAGCAAAAAAGAATATTGTTGTTCTTTTTATTATTCACATATTTAACTTTATTGCACTGATGGCACTTGTTCCGGTTACAATAAAGTATCTTGGTGAAAATCAATACGGAATATGGCTTACTTTATCTTCCGTTTTTATGTGGCTCGGCAATCTGGATTTCGGAATTGGAAACGGACTAAGAAATAAACTTGCTGAATCATTTGCAAAAGAAGATTTTCAATCAGCAAAAAAATATTTAAGTACAGCTTATACAGTATTTGCAATCGGAATTTTCTCATCACTTATAATTTATTTGGTTATTCACCCTTTCATTAATTGGGTATTTATTCTTAATGCCGGAAATTTTGATATTCGCTCACTTAATAATTTTGTGTTGATTGTATTCGTGTTCTTTGCATTTCAGTTTTTATTAAGATTATTAACATCACTGATTAACGCAGACCAAAAACCGGCACTGAACGGTTTCATTACTCTTTGCATAAATGTTTCAACATTAGCAGTCGTGTTTATTCTCTATTTTGTATCAGATTCATCATTATACTTTTATGGATTTACAATAAGTCTCGTTCCATTTGCAGTCTTACTAATTGCATCTTTCATTCTTTTCAAAGGCAGATATAAAAAAATTGCACCGTCGTTTAAGTACATTGATCTTAAAAGCTCGCGAAGTCTTGTTTCCCTTGGTATGCAGTTTTTTGTTATTCAGATTGCAGCTTTGATAGTTTTTGCAACTGATAATCTGATCATTACACATCTATATGATCCATCACAGGTTACTGTTTATAATATTGCTCATAAATATTTTTTCTTCGTCACGCTTGTGTTTAATGTTTTCCTTTCGCCATTCTGGAGCGCATTTACAGATGCTTTTGTCAAAAGGGATTTTGAGTGGATTAAGCAGGTTATAAAAAGACTTGTACAGGTTTGGGCTCTGCTCTCCGTTGGAACAATAATAATGATTTTATTTTCTGACTTTGTTTACAGTGTTTGGATTGGTAATGAAATAAAAATTCCGTTTTCACTTTCTGTTGCGATGGGAATTTTTATGATTGTCAGTAACTGGAATAATATCTTTGCATTCTTTCTTAACGGAATTGGCAAAATAAGATTGCAATTTTATTATTCAATATTTGCCGCGGTTATAAATATTCCCCTTTCTATTATTCTTGCTAAGGAAATGAAAATGGGAATTACCGGTGTAATTACAGCAACAATAATTTGCATTGGATTTGCATCGTTATGGGCTCCCATCCAATACAAAAAAATTATTACTGAAACAGCTAAAGGAATATGGAACAGATGA
- a CDS encoding class I SAM-dependent methyltransferase has translation MNCKICDNKSSLAFTAKVLNKYDVKYFKCNSCGYLFTENPYWLDEAYKNPINISDTGIIMRNIYFSKIVSSILYFCYDKSAKFLDYAGGYGIFTRLMRDIGFDFYWHDDYTTNLLARGFEKSDEQYELLTAFEVFEHFDKPVEELEKMLKLSDSILFSTVSLPQEIPQKDWWYYGFEHGQHISFYSEKTLKTLALKFGLNFYPFKNLFLITRKKLNPLKLKLIFILSHFGLNLYIKLRMNSLTEADNKNLLKHH, from the coding sequence ATGAACTGTAAAATCTGTGATAATAAATCTTCACTTGCTTTCACAGCAAAAGTATTAAACAAATATGATGTAAAATATTTCAAATGTAATTCGTGTGGATATTTGTTTACCGAAAATCCATACTGGTTGGATGAAGCGTACAAAAATCCAATCAATATTTCAGACACTGGAATAATAATGAGAAATATTTATTTCTCTAAAATTGTTTCATCAATTCTTTATTTCTGTTATGATAAATCTGCAAAGTTTCTTGACTATGCAGGTGGCTACGGAATTTTTACACGACTAATGCGTGATATCGGTTTTGATTTTTATTGGCACGATGACTATACGACAAATCTGTTAGCAAGAGGATTTGAAAAGTCAGATGAACAATATGAATTACTTACAGCATTTGAAGTGTTTGAACACTTCGATAAACCTGTTGAAGAACTTGAAAAAATGCTTAAACTTTCCGATAGCATTTTATTTTCAACTGTTAGTCTTCCTCAGGAAATTCCCCAAAAGGATTGGTGGTATTATGGCTTTGAACACGGTCAGCATATTTCTTTTTATTCTGAAAAAACTTTAAAAACTCTTGCACTGAAATTTGGACTGAACTTTTATCCTTTTAAAAATCTTTTTCTTATAACCCGAAAGAAACTAAATCCGTTAAAGTTAAAACTGATTTTTATTCTTTCTCACTTTGGTTTGAATCTTTACATAAAGTTAAGGATGAATTCTCTTACTGAAGCTGACAACAAAAACTTGCTCAAGCATCATTGA